The Aliiroseovarius sediminilitoris region ACGGCCTGCGATCCGCTCTGGCTCGAAAGTTTCCAGCGCATCCATCTTTTCGCCAAGACCGACATATCGGATCGGCTTGCCAGTGACTGCGCGCATCGACAGGGCGGCACCACCGCGTCCGTCGCCATCCATCCGGGTCAGAACGACGCCCGAAATGCCAACTTTGTCGTCAAATTCCTGCGCAACCTCGACGGCAACCTGACCGGTCAGGCCATCGACGACCAGAAGCGTTTCGCGCGGAGTGACGACTTTCGAGACTTGCTCGACCTCGTCCATCAGGACTTCGTCGATATGCAAACGACCCGCCGTGTCCAGCATATAGACGTCATAGCCACCCATCGTCGCCTGCTGCTTAGCGCGTTTGGCGATGTCGACAGGTTTCTGGCCGGGCACGATGGGCAGTGTGTCAACGCCCACCTGCGTGCCGAGGATCGCCAACTGATCCATTGCGGCGGGGCGATACACGTCAAGCGATGCCATCAGCACGCGCTTGCCGTCTTTTTCCTTCAAACGCTTCGCCAGCTTGGCGGTCGTCGTCGTCTTACCACCACCTTGCAGACCGACCATAAGGATCGGGGCAGGGGGGTTGTCGATCTTCAAGGCACCCGGCTCGCCCTCGCCGGTCAGAACCTCGATCAGCGCATCGTGCACGATCTTCACGACCTGCTGGCCCGGGGTCACGGATTTGGTGACAGACTGGCCGGTGGCCTGTTCCTGCACTTTCTTGATGAAATCGCGGGCGACAGGTAGTGAGACATCGGCCTCAAGCAGTGCCACGCGGACCTCACGAAGCGCAGTTTTTACATCGTCCTCGGA contains the following coding sequences:
- the ffh gene encoding signal recognition particle protein, translated to MFESLSDRLSGVFDRLTKQGALSEDDVKTALREVRVALLEADVSLPVARDFIKKVQEQATGQSVTKSVTPGQQVVKIVHDALIEVLTGEGEPGALKIDNPPAPILMVGLQGGGKTTTTAKLAKRLKEKDGKRVLMASLDVYRPAAMDQLAILGTQVGVDTLPIVPGQKPVDIAKRAKQQATMGGYDVYMLDTAGRLHIDEVLMDEVEQVSKVVTPRETLLVVDGLTGQVAVEVAQEFDDKVGISGVVLTRMDGDGRGGAALSMRAVTGKPIRYVGLGEKMDALETFEPERIAGRILGMGDIVSLVEKAQETIEAEQAERMMKRFQKGQFNMNDLKMQLEQMIKMGGMQGVMGMMPGMGKMAKQAEAAGMDDKVLKQQIALIQSMTKRERANPQILQASRKKRIAKGAGLEVSELNKLLKMQRQMGDMMKKMGKMGKGKMLKQAMKGMFGKGGIPDMPPGMDPSSMDPKALEAAAKQLGAKGGLPGLGGGGLPPGLSGFGKKK